AAGGAACTGAATGCCCAGATTGGGCTTGAACCGGAGATAGACACCAAGCGCCCGAAGGTAGAGGATCTGAAGGCTGCAATCTTGCAGGCGGCAGAACTCATCGAGCCTGACGACGATATCACCCCGGAGTCGACGGCGGTAATCGCTGCCCTCAGAGAAGAGAAGGAGGAGGAAGATTCGGTGGAGTCAGTCTCCGAGCCCGAGCTTGTCCCGGCTCCCGAGCCCGAGCCTGAACCGAAGGCGCCGCCACGGCCTAAAAAGGCGATGACGCGGTCCCGGGCACTGGTAGCAGCGCTTGAGCAGCAGGAGGGGGAGGCGTTCACGGCGACAGACATCATCAAGAAGTCCCGCCAGATCTATGAGAAGTACAACAAGATGAATGATGCGGATGATCGCGGTGCTCTGGCGCAGTGGGAAGCATCCAGATATATTCTGGTCGACATCGGGCTTCTCGAACCCGCTGGAACCGTTGGCCGTCAGGTCTCATACCGTTACACCAGGTGATCAAGTGGCAACCCAACTCCCACACTATGGCCCCCTTCCTCAGCCCGCCAGCCTTGAAGAGGCTGTCGAGGTTCTGGGGAGGGAGAAATTCCCCGCACCGGACGTCTGTCTGGTGGAATTCACAGCTACCGAATTTACGAGCCTCTGCCCCCGAACAGGCCAGCCTGATTTCGGGAAGGTCATTATTCAGTACCTGCCGAGGGAGTACTGTATTGAGAGCAAGTCTCTCAAGTTTTATCTGTGGGCATTTCGGAATGAAGGCGCCTTCTGCGAGACTCTCACGTCCAAGATTGCAGACGATGTTGTTTCGGCAATCGACCCACTGTGGACGAGAGTCACAGTAACACAGAACACTCGGGGCGGGATTGCTCTCAAGTCGTCTGCGGTTCGTGCAGCTCCGGGGTATTCAAACATGAATTGTCCAGGGGTTTTCACTGATGCCTCGCAGTGATGCTGTAGTTCTTGCGCTGTCTGGCGGAATGGACTCTACCTCTCTTCTTGGGTATCTGCTTGAGT
This DNA window, taken from Dehalococcoidales bacterium, encodes the following:
- the queF gene encoding preQ(1) synthase; its protein translation is MATQLPHYGPLPQPASLEEAVEVLGREKFPAPDVCLVEFTATEFTSLCPRTGQPDFGKVIIQYLPREYCIESKSLKFYLWAFRNEGAFCETLTSKIADDVVSAIDPLWTRVTVTQNTRGGIALKSSAVRAAPGYSNMNCPGVFTDASQ